One genomic region from Clostridium saccharobutylicum DSM 13864 encodes:
- the hisH gene encoding imidazole glycerol phosphate synthase subunit HisH — MQENKICIIDYGMGNLMSVFRAFEMLGEKPIISNKKEEILNSNKIILPGVGAFSVAMNNLCDLDLIDTLSEKVIKQKTPFLGICLGMQLIAEESYEFGHHKGLGWIPATVRPFEISEDLRIPHMGWNDIEPISKNSSLFQGLSGDLSYYFVHSYHVECNDSKYIGSTCEYGEKFVSSIQYENIYATQFHPEKSQKNGIQLLRNFISV; from the coding sequence ATGCAAGAAAATAAGATTTGTATAATTGATTATGGAATGGGTAATTTAATGTCTGTTTTTAGGGCTTTTGAAATGCTTGGTGAAAAGCCAATAATATCAAATAAAAAGGAAGAAATTTTAAATTCAAATAAGATTATACTACCTGGAGTTGGAGCATTTTCAGTAGCTATGAATAATTTATGTGATTTAGATTTAATTGATACTCTTAGTGAAAAGGTAATTAAGCAAAAAACACCTTTTCTTGGCATCTGTCTTGGAATGCAGCTTATTGCGGAAGAAAGTTATGAGTTTGGACATCATAAGGGACTAGGTTGGATACCAGCAACGGTAAGGCCCTTTGAAATTTCAGAAGATTTAAGAATTCCGCATATGGGTTGGAATGATATAGAACCTATTAGCAAAAATAGTTCGCTTTTTCAAGGATTAAGTGGTGATTTATCATATTATTTTGTTCATAGTTATCATGTAGAATGCAATGATAGTAAATATATTGGTTCAACTTGTGAGTATGGTGAAAAATTTGTATCAAGTATACAATATGAAAATATTTATGCGACTCAATTTCATCCAGAAAAAAGTCAAAAAAACGGAATACAATTGTTAAGAAACTTTATTAGTGTTTAG
- a CDS encoding GNAT family N-acetyltransferase, whose amino-acid sequence MEIELKQASKKDCDLLFIWANDIQVRENSFNSEKIMYEDHLNWFNNKISCDECVIFILYFDEIPIGQVRVDIENENGLISYSIDRNYRGKGLSIAMLSKLEIEINKSENCIRKLVGRVKFTNIASQKVFENLKYRKIIHTNFLEYNKTIK is encoded by the coding sequence TTGGAAATAGAACTTAAACAAGCATCAAAAAAGGATTGTGATTTATTATTTATATGGGCAAATGATATACAAGTTAGAGAAAATTCTTTCAATAGTGAAAAAATAATGTATGAAGATCATTTAAATTGGTTTAACAATAAGATTAGTTGTGATGAATGTGTAATTTTTATATTATATTTTGATGAAATTCCAATTGGACAGGTAAGGGTCGACATAGAAAATGAGAACGGCTTAATAAGTTATAGTATTGATAGAAATTATAGAGGAAAGGGTTTATCTATAGCTATGTTAAGTAAATTAGAAATTGAAATAAATAAAAGTGAAAATTGTATTAGAAAACTAGTTGGAAGAGTTAAATTTACTAACATAGCATCTCAAAAGGTTTTTGAAAATCTTAAATATAGAAAAATAATTCATACTAACTTTTTGGAATATAATAAAACTATTAAATAA
- a CDS encoding acyltransferase, which produces MRNDGTHIQSNIQTETIVNRIQRIYLRIRTEFYTFWNKRRFYKVGKNFKSSGPIHVVNGKCITIGDNVFLGDHCQLYAYPSGKIKIGNNSSVDRYVEIRGGENIIIKDSVRIVKGATIKAPDTATIIVGNRTLISQGCIFDGDIRIGDDVIFGPNVFINEVDHGFSKMDIPMNQQEGASGTIVIEDDVWIGYSVAVLKGTHIAKGSIIGAQAVVNKDVSPYSINVGVPSRIKSYRN; this is translated from the coding sequence ATGAGGAATGATGGTACTCATATACAATCCAACATACAAACTGAAACTATAGTAAATCGAATTCAACGGATATATCTTAGAATAAGGACTGAATTTTATACTTTTTGGAATAAGAGACGTTTTTATAAAGTAGGAAAAAATTTTAAATCATCAGGACCTATACATGTAGTAAATGGTAAGTGTATAACAATTGGAGATAATGTTTTTTTAGGAGACCATTGTCAGCTGTATGCATATCCTTCTGGTAAGATAAAAATAGGTAATAATTCTTCTGTTGATCGATATGTTGAAATAAGAGGTGGAGAAAACATTATAATAAAGGACAGTGTTAGAATAGTTAAAGGTGCTACGATTAAAGCACCTGATACAGCTACAATTATTGTAGGAAATAGGACACTTATTTCACAAGGATGTATTTTTGATGGTGATATTAGAATTGGAGATGACGTTATTTTTGGCCCAAATGTATTTATTAATGAAGTAGATCATGGATTTTCGAAAATGGATATTCCTATGAATCAACAAGAAGGTGCTTCTGGTACTATAGTAATTGAAGATGATGTTTGGATTGGTTATAGTGTAGCAGTTTTAAAAGGGACCCATATTGCGAAAGGTTCTATTATTGGGGCTCAAGCAGTTGTTAATAAAGATGTATCACCATATTCTATTAATGTCGGTGTTCCCTCAAGAATTAAAAGTTACCGAAATTAA
- a CDS encoding cytidylyltransferase domain-containing protein, with product MKVVCIIQARIGSIRLPGKILKKICDKTVLEHGIDRVRRIGNINDIVIATTTLERDNLVVEEAEKLHVKYYRGDEEDVLSRYYYAAKENNADVIVRITSDCPLIDYEVSKKIIQYYISNMDKYDYVSNTIDRTYPRGLDTEVFSFGALEKAFFQASSVIEREHVTPYIWNNPNMFKLTQYKNDIDYSKLRWTLDTKEDFDLINKIYDALYLKKNNNFNMIDVLKLYDLLPELYTINSEIEQKKI from the coding sequence ATGAAAGTAGTGTGTATAATACAAGCTAGAATTGGATCTATTAGATTGCCAGGAAAAATTTTAAAAAAAATATGTGATAAAACAGTTTTAGAACATGGGATTGATAGAGTTCGAAGAATAGGGAATATAAATGACATAGTAATTGCTACAACAACATTAGAAAGAGATAATTTAGTTGTTGAAGAAGCTGAGAAATTGCATGTTAAGTACTATAGAGGTGATGAAGAAGATGTTTTATCAAGATATTATTATGCAGCAAAAGAAAATAATGCAGATGTTATAGTAAGGATTACTAGTGACTGTCCACTTATTGATTACGAAGTAAGTAAAAAAATAATTCAGTATTATATAAGTAATATGGATAAATATGATTATGTGAGTAACACTATAGATAGAACTTATCCAAGAGGTTTGGATACAGAAGTTTTTAGTTTTGGAGCATTGGAAAAAGCATTTTTTCAGGCAAGTAGTGTAATAGAGAGAGAACATGTTACTCCGTATATATGGAATAATCCTAATATGTTTAAATTAACACAATATAAAAATGATATTGATTATTCTAAATTAAGATGGACATTAGATACTAAAGAAGATTTTGATTTAATAAATAAGATCTATGATGCTTTATATTTAAAGAAAAACAATAATTTTAATATGATTGATGTACTTAAATTATATGACTTACTTCCTGAGTTATATACTATTAATAGTGAGATAGAACAGAAAAAAATATAA